Proteins from one Cryptomeria japonica chromosome 4, Sugi_1.0, whole genome shotgun sequence genomic window:
- the LOC131074094 gene encoding peroxidase 5, translating into MEASLLVIPLFVLFLSTTANGHGLKVGHYHQTCPEAEEIISETVAKAVKANPGVAASFIRMHFHDCFVRGCDGSILLDSTEDNTAEKDSPVNNPSLTGYDIIDEAKSKLEAKCAGIVSCADVVAFAARDSAYQAGGLFWAVQGGRRDGRISRESEVTDNIPFPSFDVKRLTQSFASKQLSQEDMVTLSGAHSIGVSHCASFTGDRLYNFSGRGGQDPSMESNYALQLKAKCPPSASNDTVVPLDPLTPTKLDAKYYTDLRHKRGLLKSDQTLMSNYATSRQVKINAKYPTIWRKNFGRAMVKMGAIDVLTGSQGEIRKQCRVPN; encoded by the exons ATGGAGGCTAGTCTGCTGGTTATTCCTTTGTTCGTATTATTTTTATCTACTACAGCTAATGGGCATGGGTTGAAGGTGGGTCATTATCACCAAACATGCCCTGAGGCGGAGGAGATAATCAGTGAAACTGTTGCCAAAGCTGTTAAAGCGAATCCTGGTGTGGCAGCTTCTTTCATAAGGatgcatttccatgattgctttgtaAGA GGTTGTGATGGATCAATTCTCCTTGATTCCACAGAAGACAACACAGCGGAAAAGGACTCCCCTGTCAACAACCCAAGCCTGACGGGCTACGACATAATTGATGAAGCCAAGTCCAAACTGGAAGCCAAATGTGCCGGCATCGTTTCTTGTGCCGACGTAGTTGCATTTGCTGCAAGAGATAGTGCTTACCAA GCTGGTGGATTATTTTGGGCGGTTCAAGGCGGGCGAAGAGACGGAAGGATATCTCGCGAATCAGAGGTCACAGATAATATTCCCTTTCCCTCATTTGATGTAAAAAGGTTAACACAATCTTTTGCTTCGAAGCAATTGTCACAGGAGGACATGGTCACTCTCTCAG GTGCCCATTCAATTGGGGTTTCTCACTGTGCTTCATTCACCGGAGATCGTCTGTACAACTTCAGCGGCAGAGGCGGTCAAGACCCTTCCATGGAGTCTAACTATGCTCTTCAGCTCAAGGCCAAATGCCCCCCTTCGGCTTCAAACGACACCGTTGTTCCACTGGATCCTCTCACACCCACTAAATTGGACGCGAAATACTACACTGATTTGCGACACAAGCGTGGATTGCTCAAGTCCGATCAGACTTTGATGTCAAATTATGCCACTTCCAGACAGGTGAAGATAAATGCAAAGTACCCCACAATTTGGAGGAAAAACTTTGGAAGGGCAATGGTAAAGATGGGTGCAATTGACGTGTTGACAGGATCGCAGGGAGAGATTAGGAAACAGTGCCGTGTCCCCAACTAG